One Leishmania panamensis strain MHOM/PA/94/PSC-1 chromosome 24 sequence genomic region harbors:
- a CDS encoding inositol polyphosphate phosphatase, putative (TriTrypDB/GeneDB-style sysID: LpmP.24.0800) codes for MATNTTSLSLPRARLPALHQLPLDSITVYDTATHCYLLGTDSLQKNFHLLSWRKHSPEQTTSHYTCSNSSVATASSSDGRLNATVSESGVEEERAETGSATTSPHAFRTAPFVFDDLHGFTTYAVYSPTEAGALVDALQREHGASLRILSAVAFLGAVRFTAGYYVVLATERRMAGYIGVHRLFEAVNVELVSLQLDPEWVAAEEAQTRQQVQRLRRGGFEGRYSSSTPTRATAGGSPFAFFSRSRRGGARYRRRFSSAAGTSASVSATSYLFQRRSVEELYRQRFLSSLARTSSFFYSHSYDLTNTLQRNMLAAGAATSDGAQAATRLDSGRRRHFERQSDRGAAADVGVESYPRNGQLLQPRMQYVWNEYLLEPWQLNDRDAGSDDADICDDAAVNVAGGDAQAAPPVSRATQDAAPQYPSALSRWCIFLVHGYITQRVVVVRRPNFHTLLITLIARVSKASAGVRFLRRGLNSDGHVANHVEVEQIISDESSWNSTFTVGTLTSYVQLRGSVPVRWYHPPTASRLLPKPPIVLGPHDSQWSETCLHFQHLLAQYGPPILVHDLLKSKESNARESVLGDAYRAAVRALVAAVDRCATSAKAAAASHDHAKGGDACELRVTGADILQYESTDLRSLSQLAWNTMTSVALQHFSAVRCFVSRRCGRVATPEQHAQWAANLDHGDLLTESDTNEVAGAHDGRGSGDSEAAEVVQLQCGVVRSNCLDCIDRTNLGQLFHGLHALGEQLSALGLLRHAADVCDSPAVTEMLLEMYLAMGDAIATQYGGSAQVGAGVLHRGAGWDQLMGVKRLYHNVMGDRDKQEAMNLLLGRKQPQPRRGSHACNSEMHSPGQIVAPSLSTIVTPASSEVAAMLSGEGCGLPASEDAVAPPASFFSEIRQVASRWWNEATSSVSSSYGAAAALRAAQHAAAEAEAEADYYEQVSSAPRLPLAGLLASWWVQPLRRFDEWYAACGASARQRAARNDKTADVPSETPLGNVVAQRVPHSAFDRSDSSSSLASTLAPSMSFRMNVPTHAAVSSPGAYGGDELALRLLAVETQEQERWQLYIANVERQACLAPARRDAATQLYNDRRRKVSCDGGNNDAVAAPPRSSRFSPVSASTPTSDASTLPHMMQRSSVSSAVLQGSMSTMGLDDVGEAVIMSSATSTLRTAAAAEDMEAGAMLRAGPATVAAAEFVPLPLSARLLTVPLCLFTEPWTVLRTTMHTLPVESVAAAERRSTGGSLISATALYSGVLGGSNRKRAAIYDISDASYLEPLYSIGQAAARQLFGNLQPAVAVLAAKSSRQLLVEQHQPWRSPQEVHQHGAFPRIVQNSAFALQDADLEQLAYREVLWIVEGVDMATAERRGASAEWLKKPASHVSMVPPRSSWTLSPHEVVDRQFMAALLVDLFGSPATWGLEDIIRVVQRLVYPARLPMEVLQALRSSRVQPPLEGAELLFTGAPAGVEEDVEEREQRVDTEVRQYWHERLVAPIKQTGPLLARGTAVPALAQASTLTPPQWGSGGRGTPLRWTSPIHIPLPSPSLSSQRVENGGTDGPVQAAVALLCRLASVLRFAAHDTTARRASVNGMGSGTLMIARGNGVFTATPTAARWCYETWRSESRGGAGMDVLVASADEADAAQDKAHASVRHVEEALLPLLEVCPESGASTSAYLPGLFPEHEALSDSLRRQWLLCSLLQNIFPRCTLTPPTMHNLLHDFFSELLLVDAAASAPADEVKKCNQQQQQRRRCEYHVRYTFVLSHQHWQLQQQQEQRQGSSLHLSGDGAVDDAGGGRGGGFPQKLVMDSSSSLSSSSPQGPSNTHRASSSFTSAAASRTLNIPATLKVRYCCAALDLYRWSVVHCPLFAMPPAREQSCASFVSRNGSHANRSTAAAAWHLLWWAVDNNFVVPVVRRRGQRTLEMLADETTLFCVKRDLARVALNIERRCRSDVWRPQQPEVRTSSGKEVPGPSAIYGVNLPSSMLQLHRPLRRSAIVDILALSENLASLGLRSATQVQEFFRDRNVHGWSRQPLGASSGAAVALFGGSVTGTTAVVDSPLPNVSSGSSAVTAATIVCRFHRLAEECLQSVQSVMVALQHVSLEVFARDAAMHSYIGFFVNVYNAAYVVAWLTNVKELVSNGAAAAAVDTNLPSRNSHHQHQGVRRAPAPRTIDLLPLPTLCNTNCACFMHVYGVVVGGVFLSLEAMKYGILGGNRAPPHCDLPLWPPVGGNGASQCCPSNSQHSSELDWRQKVQRLVPLHLRADVSEAARLNSLQRHPHLQEALDFTDMHEALTASTQQADDACVDEDGPHAEPTKRRSSSREWGVVRDQSSSSSAPCVSQSLPASSIDVAAAAAATADSAQRGARVSPPRWPPLPRSTSLLQEQQGQSNAGLQRRRRRELVDVWSVDVVRFLPFRIVLQLIDTYLPPPVLHLCAGSVEAEGRESFMDVIGGGDGSSAAGNSSNSPAGDLRHSVPLDGRDHVPWYLLPILNTTPLVQTTLQSSKLGAAYAVARDGDGPAAGTLTPQVSQDANGVLLQPCRMWSSASYYVVGGDGTSSDEAVSHSFQLLQALAGSYLGSGLYYPIHRATTGGSAGDAAPRAPAQHLCLPLHADEALEQLRATEAAFRSAFFSTDPHLFCGAAASPPSAKPPPTLAAMTLQRLSQSSSSLPTASLQPPHLRGGSGAAGMPTSAASSGARIIFGGPGSTTTSCSATLQNAMKPVLHEWCRSIEEEMSSTTLLSRPGWQLQVTLKMVRLLEESYASGKAVQAAQAAMRSG; via the coding sequence GGTTACCAGCGCTGCATCAACTCCCGCTAGACTCCATCACGGTGTACGACACGGCCACCCACTGCTACCTGCTCGGCACGGACAGCCTGCAGAAGAACTTCCACCTGCTTTCCTGGCGCAAGCACAGCCCTGAGCAAACAACCAGCCACTACACTTGCAGCAACAGTAGCGTCGCCACGGCCTCCAGCAGTGATGGACGCCTCAACGCCACCGTGTCGGAGtcaggggtggaggaggaacgTGCTGAGACAggctccgccaccacctccccacATGCCTTCCGCACTGCGCCTTTTGTCTTTGATGACTTGCATGGCTTCACAACCTACGCCGTATACTCCCCCACCGAAGCCGGCGCCCTAGTCGATGCTCTGCAACGAGAGCACGGCGCGTCGCTGCGCATTCTTTCTGCGGTTGCCTTCCTCGGTGCGGTGCGTTTCACTGCCGGCTACTACGTGGTGCTGGCGACGGAGCGACGTATGGCAGGCTACATTGGTGTGCATCGACTCTTCGAGGCTGTGAACGTGGAACTAGTCTCGTTGCAGCTCGATCCTGAATGGGTGGCcgcagaagaggcgcagacTCGACAACAGGTGCAGCGACTTCGGCGCGGCGGCTTCGAGGGGCGGTACTCGTCGTCTACCCCTACACGTGCAACGGCGGGCGGCTCACCATTTGCGTTTTTTTCCCGCTCccgccgaggtggtgcgcgCTACAGACGCAGattctcctccgctgctgggACAAGCGCCTCTGTGTCCGCCACTTCGTATCTTTTTCAGCGCCGCAGTGTGGAGGAGTTGTACCGGCAGCGGTTTCTCAGCTCCCTcgcgcgcacctcctccttcttttACTCGCATAGCTACGATCTCACCAATACGCTTCAGCGGAACATGCtggcagcaggggcagcaACGTCCGACGGCGCCCAGGCGGCCACCCGTCTGGAcagcgggcggcggcgccacttTGAGCGACAGTCAgaccgcggcgcagcggcagatgtCGGAGTGGAGTCCTACCCGCGGAAtggtcagctgctgcagccaaGGATGCAGTACGTGTGGAATGAGTATCTTTTGGAGCCGTGGCAGCTGAATGATCGCGACGcgggcagcgacgacgccgacaTCTGTGATGACGCGGCGGTGAATGTCGCAGGCGGTGACGCGCAGGCAGCTCCGCCTGTCAGTCGTGCAACACAGgatgcggcgccgcagtACCCGTCTGCGCTGTCGCGGTGGTGTATATTCCTCGTGCACGGCTACATTACGCAGCGCGTTGTAGTGGTACGCCGGCCAAACTTTCACACACTTCTTATCACGCTCATCGCGCGCGTCAGCAAGGCCTCGGCCGGCGTACGTTTCCTCCGGCGCGGCCTTAACAGCGACGGGCACGTTGCAAACCATGTCGAGGTGGAGCAAATCATCAGCGACGAGTCTTCGTGGAACTCGACCTTTACTGTCGGTACCCTCACCTCCTACGTTCAGCTGCGTGGGTCGGTGCCGGTGCGGTGGTATCACCCCCCGACGGCGTCGCGCCTGCTCCCGAAGCCGCCGATTGTGCTGGGTCCGCACGACTCGCAATGGAGCGAAACGTGTCTTCACTTTCAGCACCTCCTGGCGCAGTACGGCCCCCCCATCCTCGTGCACGATCTTCTcaagagcaaagagagcAACGCGCGGGAGAGCGTTCTCGGCGACGCGTACCGAGCTGCAGTACGTGCCCTGGTCGCTGCCGTGGACCGTTGTGCGACCTCTGCGAAggctgcggcggccagcCATGACCACGCAAAAGGCGGGGACGCGTGTGAACTGCGCGTCACCGGCGCTGACATTCTCCAGTACGAGTCCACTGATCTCCGCAGCCTTAGCCAGCTCGCGTGGAACACAATGACTTCtgtggcactgcagcactTCAGCGCGGTCCGCTGCTTTGTCAGCAGGCGATGCGGCCGTGTCGCCACCCCAGAACAGCACGCACAGTGGGCTGCCAACCTCGATCACGGGGACTTGCTCACGGAGAGTGACACCAACGAGGTCGCCGGTGCACACGACGGACGGGgaagcggcgacagcgaagcTGCTGAGGTCGTGCAGCTGCAATGCGGTGTGGTCCGCAGCAACTGTCTCGACTGTATTGATCGCACGAACCTTGGACAGCTTTTTCATGGCCTCCACGCACTGGGGGAGCAGCTCTCCGCGCTAGGACTGTTGCGGCACGCAGCGGACGTGTGTGACTCGCCAGCGGTAACGGAGATGCTGCTCGAGATGTACCTGGCCATGGGCGACGCCATTGCCACCCAGTACGGCGGCTCCGCCCAGGTTGGCGCCGgcgtgctgcaccgcggcgcAGGTTGGGATCAGCTGATGGGGGTGAAGCGCCTCTACCACAATGTAATGGGTGACCGTGACAAGCAGGAGGCAATGAATCTGCTGCTCGGCCGCAAACAGCCGCAACCCCGCCGAGGCTCACACGCCTGCAACTCCGAGATGCACAGTCCTGGCCAGATAGTCGCACCGTCACTGAGCACCATCGTCACGCCTGCATCGTCAGAAGTGGCAGCAATGTTGTCTGGGGAGGGCTGCGGCTTGCCGGCGAGCGAGGATGCCGTGGCGCCGCCAGCATCTTTCTTCTCTGAAATTCGCCAGGTGGCCTCGCGATGGTGGAACGAAGCGACCTCGTCGGTGTCGTCGTCTTACggggctgccgccgcgctacGTGCGGCCCAGCACGCTGCCGCGGAagcggaggcagaggcagactACTACGAGCAAGTCTCCAGCGCCCCACGGCTGCCTCTGGCCGGGCTACTGGCCTCGTGGTgggtgcagccgctgcgccgcttcgaCGAGTGGTATGCCGCGTGTGGTGCGAgtgcacggcagcgcgctgcGAGGAATGACAAAACGGCAGACGTTCCCAGCGAGACGCCTCTGGGGAACGTCGTCGCGCAGAGAGTGCCGCACAGCGCCTTTGATCGCTCGGattcgtcctcctctctggcATCCACGCTTGCCCCCTCGATGAGCTTCCGCATGAACGTGCCGACGCACGCAGCCGTGTCCTCTCCCGGCGCCTACGGCGGAGACGAGCTTGCGCTTCGCCTTCTAGCCGTCGAGacgcaggagcaggagcgctgGCAACTCTACATTGCCAACGTGGAGCGACAAGCTTGCCTCGCCCCAGCGCGGCGCGACGCTGCCACGCAGCTGTACAACGACAGACGTAGGAAGGTGTCGTGTGACGGAGGGAACAACGATGCCGTCGCGGCACCGCCCCGGTCTTCGCGTTTCTCTCCAGTCTCAGCGAGCACCCCCACTAGCGACGCCTCGACGTTGCCACACATGATGCAGCGGTCCTCCGTAagcagcgccgtgctgcaggGATCGATGTCCACAATGGGGCTCGACGATGTCGGCGAGGCGGTGATAATGAGCAGTGCCACGTCGACCTTGCGTAcagcggccgctgctgaagaCATGGAGGCGGGTGCCATGTTACGTGCAGGACCCGCaactgtggcagcagcagaattCGTGCCTCTGCCCTTATCAGCACGTTTGCTGACAGTTCCGCTGTGCCTCTTCACCGAGCCGTGGACTGTTCTCCGCACAACGATGCACACTCTGCCCGTCGAgagcgtcgccgctgcagagcgcCGGTCGACCGGTGGATCACTCATCTCTGCTACTGCTTTGTACTCTGGGGTCTTGGGCGGATCGAATAGGAAGCGTGCCGCGATTTACGACATCAGCGATGCATCGTACCTAGAACCGTTGTACAGCATCGGGCAAGCCGCTGCGCGCCAGCTCTTTGGCAACCTTCAACCTGCCGTTgccgtcctcgccgccaaGTCttcgcggcagctgctggtggaGCAACATCAGCCCTGGCGATCGCCGCAGGAGGTTCATCAGCACGGCGCCTTCCCGCGTATTGTGCAGAACAGCGCGTTCGCGCTGCAGGATGCGGATCTCGAGCAGCTGGCGTACCGGGAGGTACTGTGGATAGTAGAAGGTGTTGACATGGCGACAGCTGAGCGGCGCGGTGCTTCAGCGGAGTGGCTGAAGAAGCCTGCATCGCATGTGTCAATGGTGCCGCCGAGATCGTCGTGGACTCTCTCCCCGCACGAAGTAGTGGACCGGCAGTTCATGGCGGCGTTGCTCGTGGATTTGTTCGGTTCGCCAGCAACATGGGGGCTAGAGGACATAATACGAGTGGTGCAACGCCTCGTCTACCCCGCGCGCTTGCCGATGGAAGTTTTGCAGGCACTGCGCAGCAGTCGTGTACAGCCGCCACTCGAAGGCGCAGAGCTTTTGTTCACTGGTGCGCCTGCAGGGGTAGAGGAAGATGtggaagagcgagagcaaCGCGTGGACACCGAAGTGAGGCAGTACTGGCATGAGCGACTTGTCGCACCAATCAAACAAACAGGCCCACTTCTCGCCCGTGGCACCGCCGTTCCCGCCCTCGCGCAGGCCTCCACACTCACGCCGCCACAGTGGGGCTCCGGGGGCAGAGGCACTCCCCTCAGGTGGACGTCACCCATACACATCCCTCTGCCGTCCCCGTCGTTGTCGTCCCAGCGGGTCGAGAACGGCGGCACAGACGGCCCAGTGcaagcggcagtggcgcttcTCTGTCGTCTCGCGAGTGTCCTACGCTTTGCGGCGCATGACACCACGGCGAGAAGAGCGTCGGTGAATGGCATGGGCAGTGGGACGCTCATGATAGCTCGCGGCAATGGCGTATTCACGGCAACACCCACGGCAGCTCGCTGGTGTTACGAGACGTGGAGGAGTGAaagccgtggcggcgctggcatgGATGTTCTTGTTGCGTCTGCTGACGAGGCTGACGCTGCGCAGGACAAGGCGCACGCGTCTGTCCGCCATGTGGAAGAAGCGCTTCTCCCCCTACTGGAAGTGTGCCCCGAGTCTGGCGCGTCTACATCTGCGTACCTCCCAGGCCTCTTTCCCGAGCATGAGGCCCTCTCTGACTCGCTGCGTCGGCAGTGGCTCCTGTGCTCTCTCCTGCAGAACATCTTCCCCCGCTGCACGCTGACGCCACCAACGATGCATAACCTGCTTCATGACTTCTTTAgtgagctgctcctcgtcgatgctgctgcctcaGCTCCTGCCGACGAGGTGAAGAAGTgcaatcagcagcagcaacagcgtcggcgctgtgAGTACCACGTCCGCTACACCTTTGTGCTCTCCCATCAGCactggcagctgcagcaacagcaagaaCAGCGGCAAGGGTCCAGCCTACACCTCTCGGGCGATGGTGCGGTGGATGACGCTGGAGGTGGCCGTGGTGGAGGGTTCCCGCAGAAGCTCGTTATGGACAGCTCTTCGTCActgtcgtcctcctcaccgcAAGGGCCGTCAAATACTCACAgagcctcctcgtccttcacCTCAGCTGCGGCCTCGCGAACGCTGAACATTCCGGCCACGCTGAAGGTGCGGTACTGCTGTGCTGCCTTGGACCTCTACCGCTGGTCTGTGGTGCACTGCCCACTCTTCGCAATGCCTCCTGCACGCGAGCAGAGTTGTGCGTCCTTTGTCTCCAGAAACGGTAGTCACGCGAACAggagcaccgcagcggctgcgtggcaCCTGCTCTGGTGGGCAGTGGACAACAACTTCGTCGTCCCTGTGGTGCGCCGTCGCGGACAGAGGACGCTCGAAATGCTGGCAGATGAGACAACGCTGTTCTGCGTGAAGCGTGACCTTGCACGCGTCGCGCTGAACAttgagcgccgctgccgcagcgacgtCTGGCGACCGCAGCAACCAGAGGTGCGGACCAGCTCTGGGAAAGAGGTGCCTGGTCCAAGCGCCATCTACGGTGTCAACCTCCCCTCGtcgatgctgcagctgcaccggccccttcgccgcagcgccatcgtggACATATTGGCGTTGAGTGAAAATTTGGCGAGTCTCGGGTTGCGTTCTGCGACGCAGGTGCAGGAGTTCTTCCGCGATCGAAACGTGCACGGTTGGTCACGGCAGCCCCTcggcgccagcagtggcgctgcggtcgcTCTCTTCGGCGGCAGCGTTACTGGCACAACAGCAGTGGTAGACTCCCCCTTGCCCAACGTCAGCAGTGGCTCCAGTGCTGTCACGGCAGCGACCATTGTTTGCCGGTTTCACCGACTCGCCGAGGAATGCTTGCAGAGCGTGCAGAGTGTCATGGTGGCGCTTCAGCACGTGTCTCTGGAAGTCTTTGCAAGGGATGCAGCCATGCACAGCTACATTGGCTTCTTTGTGAACGTGTACAACGCCGCCTACGTAGTGGCATGGCTCACCAACGTAAAGGAACTGGTGAGtaacggcgccgccgcggcagcagtcgaCACGAATCTACCGAGCAGGAacagccaccaccaacaTCAGGGTGTTCGTcgcgcgccagcaccacgCACCATtgacctcctccctcttcccacctTGTGCAACACGAACTGTGCCTGCTTCATGCACGTCTATGGCGTCGTCGTTGGCGGAGTGTTTTTGAGTCTCGAAGCGATGAAGTACGGCATCCTGGGCGGAAACCGAGCTCCGCCCCACTGTGACCTGCCCCTGTGGCCCCCCGTTGGCGGCAACGGTGCCAGTCAGTGTTGCCCCTCTAACAGCCAGCACTCAAGCGAGCTGGACTGGAGACAGAAGGTGCAACGACTCGTACCGCTGCACCTACGCGCCGACGTCTCTGAGGCAGCGCGGCTTAATTCCCTTCAGCGCCATCCGCACCTACAAGAAGCGCTAGACTTCACCGACATGCACGAGGCGCTCACCGCGTCCACACAACAGGCAGACGATGCGTGCGTTGATGAGGACGGGCCACACGCAGAGCCAACCAAGAGAAGGTCCTCCTCGCGCGAATGGGGTGTCGTGCGGGACCAAAGTAGCAGCTCTAGTGCCCCCTGCGTGTCGCAATCCTTGCCGGCTTCCTCCATCGAcgtcgcagcggccgccgcagcgacagcggatTCGGCTCAGCGAGGCGCACGAGTGTCGCCACCTCGGTGGCCACCACTCCCGCGGAGCACTTCATTACTGCAAGAACAGCAAGGCCAAAGTAACGCTGGACTGCAacggcgccgacgccgcgAGCTGGTTGATGTGTGGAGCGTCGATGTCGTGCGTTTCTTACCGTTCCGCATTGTGCTCCAGCTCATCGATACCTATCTACCACCGCCGGTGCTTCACCTGTGCGCCGGTAGCGTCGAagcggagggaagggagagttTTATGGATGtcatcggcggcggtgatggcagcagtgcagcgggcAACAGTAGCAACAGCCCCGCTGGAGACCTTCGTCACTCCGTCCCCCTCGATGGCAGAGACCACGTACCGTGGTACCTGCTGCCGATCCTCAACACCACCCCACTGGTGCAAACCACCTTGCAGAGCTCCAAGCTCGGCGCCGCCTACGCTGTTGCCCGGGACGGCGACGGACCAGCGGCCGGCACGTTGACGCCTCAGGTCAGTCAAGACGCGaacggtgtgctgctgcagccgtgccgcatgtggagcagcgcctcctaCTATGTCGTGGGTGGCGACGGCACGAGTAGTGATGAAGCGGTGAGCCACTCCTTCCAGCTACTCCAAGCGCTGGCTGGCTCCTACCTTGGCTCTGGCCTCTACTACCCCATCCACCGTGCCACCACAGGTGGCAGCGCAGGGGATGCTGCGCCACGTGCTCCGGCGCAGCACCTGTGTCTTCCCCTTCACGCGGACGAAGCCCTTGAACAGCTACGCGCCACGGAGGCGGCCTTCCGCAGTGCCTTTTTCAGCACCGACCCGCATCTTttctgcggcgccgcagcctcACCGCCATCCGCTAAGCCACCCCCTACACTGGCAGCGATGACGTTGCAGCGCCTGTCTCAGTCGTCGTCATCTTTGCCAACTGCCTCGTTGCAGCCCCCTCATctgcgcggtggcagcggagccGCCGGCATGCCAACGAGCGCGGCTAGCTCCGGCGCTAGAATAATCTTTGGCGGCCctggcagcaccaccacctcctgctcTGCCACCCTACAGAACGCCATGAAGCCTGTCTTGCACGAGTGGTGTCGGTcgatcgaggaggagatgagcagcaccacccttctctcccgACCTGGGTGGCAGTTACAGGTAACGCTCAAGATGGTGCGGCTTCTCGAGGAGTCATACGCGTCTGGCAAGGCAGTGCAAGCAGCACAAGCAGCGATGCGGTCCGGCTAG
- a CDS encoding mitochondrial RNA binding protein 1 (TriTrypDB/GeneDB-style sysID: LpmP.24.0810), which produces MMRHTVVQYHRTGKSRAFIMRDPSLKMMRAGSGFQQLKRMGMPSQRTLGYRQVDNFYANNQYQHAWPLLTHDDLGNSDQSNQTKNILYSMYMPKRNKGTAPWFRGADTYSVKYCEQGRYEYQRYLMINRFPSEYKKHFLRFLGNIRGAKSRDAVPQEALHWLLRMIVDNFNPQHVHYIAAMRTLQDAGELDMARDVWKIMERQQTWPDTATICAYLDVCVEAGEKIWAVEAWNRYCTELRFLQEGEVDPKPITRTPFSLTREELLYLPKWKKHFDHDPNLDVPDLNRFNRTREVYLRMAKVMLASNDVDMFEHFFSKLEAAMLNTPTPVPEPPNPHLVRRPRWSPYEHQKSLHYSPWRMANNGRAMALGPSRTTEDEMQSRFFSNSQFLVHAIKEFVAVVLQRHMAMFPEAVDAQTAAPAFFEPTATAQETLAFCDGLLQRMMERLKSKLGSLATSPLLTTLLCVRRIVGKQSGRALHEYANQFLTKKATLNADGLCESLTAPNYFQILAAYADESAHNYNAKTRQYTYAPGFRPTETMKGLCATLKEISANQHVAWSAEMHLQVVRTLVGCGTMKANTYFVENVLRQFKWDSRFLEALYAEYRRQDSVDLWAELTKRALVWTARYNVIASEGLKRLIEDDYDIIHVQTRSFRELVVFQFRDVEEKRHAHNVVNELPNPWIDYVTHALPFPDRDAGYPDEYGDIGQWRAPGGPGSPVKGPGYYAPPMEGEHLRGYTAEWRDLKNPMKPPAFPEPWERKYKQYARGQHPSYDMVYAGPMPEIFPGRRDFRKPTRWDFHDVEKQGKQKISGPY; this is translated from the coding sequence ATGATGCGCCACACGGTAGTGCAGTACCACCGCACAGGCAAGTCGCGTGCCTTCATTATGCGCGACCCGTCGCTGAAGATGATGCGGGCCGGAAGCGGCttccagcagctgaagcgcaTGGGCATGCCGTCCCAGAGAACCCTTGGCTACCGCCAGGTGGACAACTTCTATGCCAACAACCAGTACCAGCACGCGTGGCCGCTGCTCACCCACGACGATCTTGGCAACAGTGACCAGTCAAATCAGACCAAAAATATCCTCTACTCCATGTACATGCCGAAGCGTAACAAGGGTACGGCGCCATGGTTTCGCGGTGCCGACACGTACTCGGTCAAGTACTGCGAGCAGGGCCGCTACGAGTACCAGCGCTACCTCATGATCAACCGCTTCCCCAGCGAGTACAAGAAGCACTTCCTACGCTTCTTAGGCAACATCCGCGGCGCCAAGTCGAGAGACGCCGTCCCGCAAGAGGCACTGCACTGGCTGCTGCGGATGATCGTCGACAATTTCAACCCGCAGCACGTGCATTACATTGCCGCCATGCGGACGCTTCAGGATGCAGGCGAACTGGACATGGCTCGAGACGTGTGGAAAATCATGGAGCGCCAGCAGACCTGGCCCGACACGGCCACAATCTGCGCCTACCTGGACGTCTGCGTCGAAGCAGGCGAAAAGATATGGGCCGTGGAGGCATGGAATCGCTACTGCACAGAGTTGCGCTTTCTGCAGGAAGGCGAAGTTGACCCGAAGCCCATCACCCGCACCCCGTTCTCCCTCACTCGCGAAGAACTGCTGTACCTACCCAAGTGGAAGAAGCACTTTGACCACGACCCAAACCTGGATGTGCCGGACCTGAACCGGTTCAACCGCACGCGCGAGGTCTACCTGCGCATGGCCAAGGTAATGCTGGCCAGCAACGACGTGGATATGTTCGAGCACTTCTTTAGCAAGCTTGAGGCCGCCATGCTGAACACCCCAACGCCGGTGCCGGAGCCGCCCAACCCGCATCTGGTACGCCGCCCACGCTGGTCCCCTTACGAGCACCAAAAGTCCCTCCACTACTCGCCCTGGCGCATGGCCAACAACGGCCGCGCCATGGCCCTCGGCCCCTCGCGGACGACGGAGGATGAAATGCAGAGTCGTTTCTTCAGCAACTCGCAGTTCCTGGTTCACGCGATAAAGGAAttcgtggcggtggtgctgcagcggcacatgGCCATGTTTCCGGAGGCAGTGGACGCACAGACGGCTGCCCCAGCCTTCTTTGAGCCGACTGCCACAGCGCAAGAGACGCTGGCGTTCTGCGACGGACTGCTGCAACGGATGATGGAGCGCCTCAAGAGCAAGCTTGGTAGCCTCGCTACGTCCCCTCTGCTGAccacgctgctgtgcgtCCGGCGTATCGTCGGCAAGCAGTCTGGCCGCGCGCTGCATGAGTATGCAAATCAGTTCCTCACCAAGAAGGCGACACTCAACGCAGACGGCCTGTGCGAGTCACTGACAGCGCCAAACTACTTCCAGATCCTCGCAGCCTACGCAGACGAGAGCGCCCACAATTACAACGCCAAGACACGGCAATACACGTATGCACCGGGCTTCCGACCGACCGAGACGATGAAAGGACTGTGTGCCACGCTGAAGGAAATTTCGGCGAACCAGCACGTGGCCTGGTCGGCGGAGATGCACTTGCAGGTGGTGCGGACCTTGGTAGGCTGCGGCACCATGAAGGCGAACACGTACTTTGTCGAGAACGTACTACGGCAGTTCAAGTGGGACAGCCGCTTCCTCGAGGCCCTATACGCGGAGTACCGCCGCCAAGACAGCGTTGACCTGTGGGCTGAGCTCACAAAGCGAGCCCTCGTGTGGACAGCACGGTACAATGTAATCGCATCAGAAGGGCTGAAGCGGTTGATCGAGGACGACTACGACATCATTCACGTCCAGACGCGCTCCTTCCGCGAGCTCGTTGTGTTTCAGTTTCGcgacgtggaggagaagcggcacGCCCACAACGTTGTGAACGAGTTGCCGAACCCGTGGATCGACTACGTCACTCACGCGTTGCCTTTCCCGGACCGCGATGCCGGCTACCCCGACGAGTACGGCGATATTGGTCAGTGGCGTGCGCCAGGCGGCCCGGGGTCACCGGTGAAGGGCCCGGGCTACTACGCACCGCCGATGGAGGGCGAGCACCTGCGCGGCTACACAGCCGAGTGGCGTGACTTGAAGAACCCGATGAAGCCGCCCGCCTTCCCAGAGCCGTGGGAGCGCAAGTACAAGCAGTACGCCCGCGGCCAGCATCCCTCGTACGACATGGTGTACGCTGGTCCGATGCCTGAGATCTTTCCTGGTCGGCGCGACTTCCGTAAACCAACTCGCTGGGACTTCCACGACGTGGAGAAGCAGGGCAAGCAGAAGATCAGCGGACCCTACTAA